A window of Methanocaldococcus vulcanius M7 genomic DNA:
CTGACTTTTATTATGTTTGGCTTAAAAGGGCTTTGTCTGATGTTGAAAACAATAAACTAATTCCAAGATACCATAAAGAGGCATTCTTCAAAAAGATAGGTAAAAAATACAAAGAGATAAAAACACAATGGCAGGACTTTGCTAAAAAAGAGGTTTCTGAAAATGCTGGTAGATTTGGAAGCGGTAAAAAAGAACAAAGAGAAATAGCAAAGCAACACTTTGAAAATCTCTTCTCACAAGCATTCATATCAATGAAAAACCACTTAAAAGATGATGGTTTGCTAATAACATATTACGCACACACAAATCCCGACTCATGGGCAAATCTTTTAGAGGCAGGTTGGAAGAGGGCAAAGCTAACGATAACAAGGGCTTTACCTCTAACAACAGAATCAAAGCAAAGCATTGTATCAAGAGGCAAACTCTCCTTAGACACTTCAATAATTGCCGTCTGGAAAAAGAAAACTCTAAAAGATAAGGCGTTAATCTCAACCTTAATACCAAAATTAAGAGATAAAGGAAAACAAACAGCAGAACTATTAATAAAACACGGACAGCATGATTTGGACTTACTATATGGAGTAATGGCTGGTATCTTAGAGGAGATAACCCAATACAATGAAATTGTAAGTCCAGAAGGAAAACTAACAACAAAAGACATCCTCGATAAGTATGTCTATCCATTAACAATATATAGCATTATAGATGCCATTTCAAAAGAAAAAGAAGGAACTTTAAAAATTACATCAAAACCTGCCCTATTCTATACAACTTATAAAATCCTATTTGGAAATAAAACCTTAGGTAGTGGTGATTTAATATTGCTAAATATCTCAACTGGCATTGATGCAAAAACAGCAGTTGAATACAAACTAATAAAAGAAGATGGTAAAGGCTTTACTTTAAACTCTCCAGACCTAATAAAAGAACTCAACAACAAACATCTCTATCAGTTTTTAATTGAAAAGAACATAAACCCAACAAATCCAGAAATAAAAACATCAATAGACATCCTCCACTTACTTGAATACTATGCCTTTGCTTATCCAATAGATGCCTTTAAATCAAAACTTGATGAGTTAAAAGATAAACACCCAACAGAAACCGAAGAGGCAATAAATATCGCCAAACTAATAAACAAATACTATGAAAGCGTATTTAAGGAAATATATGCAGGCAAAAAAGACAGCGAAATAGATAAAATCCTACAAAAAAATAAACTATACGAAATCTATCTAATAAGGAGATTAGTGAGATTCTTAGAAGGAAAAGCATTTTAAATCTAAATTTTTATATAATTATGGTGAAATTATGAAATTCTATGATAGGGAGAAAGAACTCAACTATCTAAAAACCCATAGGAAGAAACCTCCTATTGTTATGAAACTTTAAGAAAGTTTCATCAAAAACTAACACCTCCTCGCTACGCTCGGAGGTGTAAATTAGCAAGATTTGGGGAGTATCCCAATAGAGGGGCGTAGCCCCTCTATGGTGTGGATACCTCACGTCCATTAACCAATTATCAAAGGGAATATATTTACTTTAAGGAATATTTAGAAGCCCAAAGGGCTTCTATTAGTGCCTTATTTAATTTTAAAAACTTTGATAATTGGTTATAAGTTGGGGCTTTTAGCCCCAATTAATGTCCAACTGGTGATAATATGAAGTTTTATAATCGTGAAAAAGAATTGCATTATCTAAAAACCTATTGCCAATTAGAGCCAAATTCTATACTTTTTGTTTATGGTCCTAAATCGTCTGGAAAAACAACAGTAATGCTTAGAGTTATTGAAGAGTTATCTAAAAAAGATGATTTAGTATTCTTTTACTACGATTTGAGGGAATATGCTACACCAACAAAGGAAGAGTTTTTGGAGATATTTTTTGAAAAAGGAGATAAAAAGTATCTACTAAATAAGTTTGAAATTAATTTAAAAATATGGAAGTTTGGAGTTGAAGAGAAATTTGACTTCAACAATGTAAAATTAAATGATGTTTTTAGTAAGATAAAAGAGAGTATCAAAGCAGTTGTTGAAGATGATAAAAAACCAGTTTTAATAATAGATGAGTTGCAGAAGTTGAAGAGTATTTACTTTAACGAAAACGGGAAAGGAGATAAGTCATTGTTGAATGAGTTATTTAATCTTTTTGTATCCTTAACCAAGGCAAAACATCTCTGTCATGTTATATGCTTAACTTCAGATACTTTGTTTATAGAGGAAATTTATAGAAACTCTACGTTAAAAAATGCTTCTGAATATTATTTAATTGATTGGTTAAGAGAAGGAACTATAAGAAATATTTTAAAAGAAGAGGGCTTTAATGAGGGAGAGATAAACTATTGCCTAAATTATCTATCATTACCTTATGAAATCTCTCAGTTGATAAATAATAAGAAATTAGGTTTATCCGTTGAACAAACTATAAAGCAGTGGATAAATATTGAAGCAGATGGATTAAGATTTTTAATAGCAAGTATGCCAGATGATTTGGATGAAAGTA
This region includes:
- a CDS encoding ATP-binding protein codes for the protein MKFYNREKELHYLKTYCQLEPNSILFVYGPKSSGKTTVMLRVIEELSKKDDLVFFYYDLREYATPTKEEFLEIFFEKGDKKYLLNKFEINLKIWKFGVEEKFDFNNVKLNDVFSKIKESIKAVVEDDKKPVLIIDELQKLKSIYFNENGKGDKSLLNELFNLFVSLTKAKHLCHVICLTSDTLFIEEIYRNSTLKNASEYYLIDWLREGTIRNILKEEGFNEGEINYCLNYLSLPYEISQLINNKKLGLSVEQTIKQWINIEADGLRFLIASMPDDLDESKTYEILGKFKDNIKVNDYEIIKRDLIKEFKFLVENEILFYDVINGIIKPTSIIEWHAIKEVI